One part of the Sciurus carolinensis chromosome 4, mSciCar1.2, whole genome shotgun sequence genome encodes these proteins:
- the Ccdc184 gene encoding coiled-coil domain-containing protein 184 has product MEDGLLEIMTKDGGDMPAPLEVSTVPAVGDVISGEYNGGMKELMEHLKAQLQALFEDVRAMRGALDEQASHIQVLSDDVCANQRAIVSMCQIMTTAPRQGGLGVVGGKGSFQGVPQEPEIPSPGVGDNNLLGQDPEDEDDDDEEEEKGMPSPATPTSHCERSESPRAGLLGGDGPLVEPLDLPDITLLQLEGEASL; this is encoded by the coding sequence ATGGAGGACGGTCTGCTGGAGATCATGACCAAGGACGGCGGCGATATGCCGGCGCCTCTGGAGGTGTCCACCGTGCCCGCCGTGGGGGACGTGATCTCCGGGGAGTACAACGGCGGCATGAAGGAACTGATGGAGCACCTGAAGGCTCAACTGCAGGCCCTGTTTGAGGACGTGAGGGCCATGCGAGGGGCCCTGGACGAGCAGGCCTCGCACATCCAGGTGCTCTCGGACGACGTGTGCGCCAACCAGCGGGCCATCGTCTCTATGTGCCAGATTATGACCACCGCGCCCCGCCAGGGTGGCTTGGGCGTGGTCGGTGGCAAGGGGAGCTTCCAGGGTGTCCCCCAAGAGCCGGAGATCCCATCGCCTGGGGTCGGGGACAACAACTTGCTGGGTCAAGATCCCGAGGACGAGGACGACGACGacgaagaggaggagaaagggatgCCTAGCCCCGCCACACCCACCAGTCACTGTGAGCGCTCGGAGAGCCCCCGAGCTGGTCTCCTTGGGGGGGACGGGCCACTTGTGGAGCCTCTCGACCTGCCTGACATTACCCTGCTGCAGTTGGAGGGCGAGGCCTCCCTGTGA